In the genome of Monodelphis domestica isolate mMonDom1 chromosome 2, mMonDom1.pri, whole genome shotgun sequence, one region contains:
- the CNTN2 gene encoding contactin-2 isoform X1, whose translation MGIPEQLLMASLAVLSFSAWNPAQGSPTIFGPIFEDQPVSSLFPEESSEEKIALACRARASPPATYRWKMNGTEMKLEQDPHYQLVGGNLVIMNPTKAKDAGVYQCLASNPVGTVVSREAVLRFGFLQEFSKEERDPVKTHEGWGVMLPCNPPAHYPGLSYRWLLNEFPNFIPTDGRHFVSQTTGNLYIARTNASDLGNYSCLATSHMDFITKSVFSKFAQLNLAAEDSRPSPPSIKARFPLETYALVGQQVTLECFAFGNPVPRIKWRKMDDSLPPQWATAEPTLQIPSISFEDEGTYECEAENIKGRDIAKGRIIVQAKPEWLKVISDSEADIGSNLHWGCAAAGKPRPIVRWLRNGDPLLSQNRVEISGGDLKFSKLVLEDSGMYQCVAENKHGTIYASAELAVQAFAPDFRLNPVKRLIPAARGGEVIIPCQPRSAPKSIVLWSKGTEILVNSSRVTITPDGTLILRNISRSDEGKYTCFAENFMGKANSTGILSVRDATKITLAPSSADINLGENLTLQCHASHDPTMDLTFTWSLDGFPIDFDKSGGHYRRANLKETIGDLTILNAQLRHGGKYTCMAQTVVDSTSETATLLVRGPPGPPGGVVVRDISNTTVQLTWSRGFDNHSPIAKYILQARSLPDGKWKQVRTNPANIEGNAETAQVLGLTPWMDYEFRVLASNILGTGEPSGPSSKIRTKESAPTIAPSGLSGGGGAPGELIINWKPMLREYQNGEGFGYILSFRRQGSSDWQRAKVSQADALHFVYRNESVRPYTPFEVKIRGYNRQGEGPESLTTLVYSAEEEPRVAPAKVKAKGTLSSEMNVMWEPVHQDDMNGILLGYEIRYWKDGDKEAAADRVRTAGLDTSAQVTGLQPNTKYHVTVRAYNRAGTGPASPSTNATTMKPPPNRPPGNISWTLASSSLIIKWDPVIPQRNESAVTGYKMLYRNDLHSVPTLHLSNKNWIEISVPEDSSHALVQIRATGPGGDGIPAEVHIVRNGGTSMMVENSAVCLTPHLGTILSHSLAMLALLGYLEL comes from the exons CTTGGAATCCAGCCCAGGGCTCTCCTACCATCTTTGGGCCTATCTTTGAGGACCAGCCTGTCAGCTCCTTGTTCCCTGAAGAGTCATCAGAAGAGAAGATAGCACTGGCCTGCCGTGCCCGGGCAAGTCCTCCAGCTACATACAG GTGGAAGATGAATGGTACTGAGATGAAGCTGGAGCAGGATCCCCACTACCAGCTGGTTGGAGGCAATCTGGTCATCATGAACCCCACCAAAGCCAAGGATGCTGGTGTGTACCAGTGCCTGGCCTCCAACCCAGTAGGCACAGTGGTCAGCAGAGAAGCTGTGCTCCGCTTTGGCT TTTTGCAGGAATTCTCCAAGGAAGAAAGAGATCCTGTGAAAACCCATGAGGGCTGGGGAGTGATGTTGCCCTGCAATCCACCTGCCCACTACCCAG GTCTGTCCTACCGCTGGCTTCTCAATGAATTCCCCAATTTCATCCCTACTGATGGGCGGCACTTTGTGTCCCAGACAACGGGAAACCTGTACATCGCCAGGACAAATGCCTCTGACCTGGGCAACTACTCCTGCCTGGCCACCAGCCACATGGACTTCATAACCAAGAGTGTCTTTAGCAAGTTTGCCCAACTCAACCTGGCTGCAGAAG ACTCCCGTCCATCTCCACCCAGCATCAAGGCCAGATTCCCCTTGGAGACCTATGCACTGGTTGGACAGCAGGTCACCCTGGAGTGCTTTGCTTTTGGGAA CCCTGTCCCTCGAATCAAATGGAGAAAAATGGATGACTCATTGCCCCCACAATGGGCCACTGCTGAGCCCACACTGCAGATCCCCAGCATCAGCTTTGAGGATGAAGGCACCTACGAGTGTGAAGCAGAGAACATCAAAGGACGGGACATTGCCAAGGGCCGAATCATTGTGCAGG CTAAACCCGAGTGGCTCAAGGTAATCTCAGACAGCGAGGCTGACATTGGCTCCAATCTGCACTGGGGCTGTGCAGCTGCTGGCAAGCCTAGGCCCATAGTTCGGTGGCTCCGGAATGGGGATCCCCTGCTCTCCCAG AACCGTGTGGAGATTTCTGGTGGGGACTTGAAATTCTCCAAGCTGGTCCTGGAAGATTCTGGCATGTACCAGTGTGTGGCAGAAAACAAGCATGGTACCATCTATGCCAGTGCAGAACTAGCAGTACAAG ctTTTGCTCCTGATTTCCGGCTGAATCCAGTAAAGCGTTTGATCCCAGCTGCTCGAGGAGGAGAAGTCATCATTCCATGCCAGCCCAGGTCAGCTCCAAAGTCCATTGTGCTCTGGAGCAAAGGGACTGAAATCTTAGTCAACAGCAGCAG AGTGACCATTACCCCAGATGGTACTTTGATCCTTCGGAACATCAGTCGGTCAGATGAAGGGAAATATACCTGCTTTGCAGAGAACTTCATGGGCAAAGCCAACAGCACTGGCATCCTCTCTGTCCGAG ATGCCACCAAGATCACCTTGGCACCATCCAGCGCTGACATCAATCTGGGTGAGAACCTGACTCTGCAGTGCCATGCCTCCCACGACCCTACCATGGACCTCACCTTCACCTGGTCCCTAGACGGCTTCCCCATTGACTTTGATAAGTCTGGTGGCCACTACCGGAGAGCCAACTTG AAGGAGACAATAGGAGACCTGACAATTCTGAATGCCCAGCTGCGCCATGGAGGGAAGTATACGTGTATGGCCCAGACCGTGGTAGACAGCACATCAGAGACAGCCACCCTCCTAGTCCGAG GTCCTCCAGGTCCTCCTGGTGGAGTGGTGGTGAGGGACATCAGCAACACCACTGTGCAGCTTACTTGGAGCCGGGGCTTTGACAACCACAGCCCGATCGCCAAGTATATCCTCCAAGCTCGATCCCTGCCTGATGGGAAGTGGAAACAAGTCCGAACCA ATCCTGCTAATATTGAGGGAAATGCAGAGACTGCCCAGGTGCTGGGCCTCACCCCCTGGATGGACTATGAATTCCGGGTCCTTGCTAGCAACATCCTAGGCACAGGGGAGCCCAGTGGACCCTCTAGTAAAATCCGGACCAAGGAATCAG CCCCCACAATAGCACCCTCAGGACTCAGTGGAGGAGGCGGTGCCCCTGGAGAACTCATTATTAACTGGAAG CCCATGTTGCGAGAATACCAGAATGGAGAAGGCTTCGGCTACATACTGTCCTTCCGCAGGCAGGGCAGCTCAGACTGGCAGAGGGCCAAGGTCTCCCAGGCTGATGCCCTGCACTTTGTTTATCGTAATGAAAGTGTCCGgccttacacaccttttgaagtCAAGATCCGGGGATACAACCGCCAAGGAGAGGGGCCTGAGAGCCTCACCACCCTAGTATACTCTGCTGAGGAAG AGCCCAGGGTGGCCCCAGCTAAAGTCAAAGCCAAGGGGACTTTGTCCTCAGAGATGAATGTGATGTGGGAGCCAGTACACCAGGACGACATGAATGGGATCCTCCTAGGGTATGAG ATTCGGTACTGGAAAGACGGGGATAAAGAGGCAGCAGCAGACCGAGTGAGGACAGCAGGATTGGATACCAGTGCCCAGGTCACTGGCCTGCAACCTAATACCAAGTACCATGTGACAGTCCGAGCCTACAACAGGGCAGGCACTGGGCCTGCCAGTCCCTCCACCAATGCCACCACCATGAAACCCC CTCCCAATCGGCCTCCAGGGAACATCTCCTGGACCCTCGCCAGTTCCAGCCTCATCATTAAGTGGGACCCTGTCATACCTCAACGAAATGAGTCTGCAGTCACTGGCTACAAG ATGCTGTACCGGAATGACTTGCACTCGGTCCCCACGCTCCATTTGTCCAACAAGAACTGGATTGAGATCTCTGTCCCCGAAGACTCCAGTCACGCTCTAGTGCAGATTCGGGCCACGGGGCCAGGAGGTGATGGAATCCCAGCTGAGGTTCACATCGTGAGGAATGGAG GCACGAGTATGATGGTGGAGAACTCAGCAGTCTGTCTGACCCCACATCTGGGCACCATCCTCTCCCATTCCCTGGCGATGCTGGCCCTCCTTGGCTACTTGGAGCTCTGA
- the CNTN2 gene encoding contactin-2 isoform X2 — protein MGIPEQLLMASLAVLSFSAWNPAQGSPTIFGPIFEDQPVSSLFPEESSEEKIALACRARASPPATYRWKMNGTEMKLEQDPHYQLVGGNLVIMNPTKAKDAGVYQCLASNPVGTVVSREAVLRFGFLQEFSKEERDPVKTHEGWGVMLPCNPPAHYPGLSYRWLLNEFPNFIPTDGRHFVSQTTGNLYIARTNASDLGNYSCLATSHMDFITKSVFSKFAQLNLAAEDSRPSPPSIKARFPLETYALVGQQVTLECFAFGNPVPRIKWRKMDDSLPPQWATAEPTLQIPSISFEDEGTYECEAENIKGRDIAKGRIIVQAKPEWLKVISDSEADIGSNLHWGCAAAGKPRPIVRWLRNGDPLLSQNRVEISGGDLKFSKLVLEDSGMYQCVAENKHGTIYASAELAVQAFAPDFRLNPVKRLIPAARGGEVIIPCQPRSAPKSIVLWSKGTEILVNSSRVTITPDGTLILRNISRSDEGKYTCFAENFMGKANSTGILSVRDATKITLAPSSADINLGENLTLQCHASHDPTMDLTFTWSLDGFPIDFDKSGGHYRRANLKETIGDLTILNAQLRHGGKYTCMAQTVVDSTSETATLLVRGPPGPPGGVVVRDISNTTVQLTWSRGFDNHSPIAKYILQARSLPDGKWKQVRTNPANIEGNAETAQVLGLTPWMDYEFRVLASNILGTGEPSGPSSKIRTKESAPTIAPSGLSGGGGAPGELIINWKPMLREYQNGEGFGYILSFRRQGSSDWQRAKVSQADALHFVYRNESVRPYTPFEVKIRGYNRQGEGPESLTTLVYSAEEEPRVAPAKVKAKGTLSSEMNVMWEPVHQDDMNGILLGYEGCYMSPMRQADEKASCKYSVLERRG, from the exons CTTGGAATCCAGCCCAGGGCTCTCCTACCATCTTTGGGCCTATCTTTGAGGACCAGCCTGTCAGCTCCTTGTTCCCTGAAGAGTCATCAGAAGAGAAGATAGCACTGGCCTGCCGTGCCCGGGCAAGTCCTCCAGCTACATACAG GTGGAAGATGAATGGTACTGAGATGAAGCTGGAGCAGGATCCCCACTACCAGCTGGTTGGAGGCAATCTGGTCATCATGAACCCCACCAAAGCCAAGGATGCTGGTGTGTACCAGTGCCTGGCCTCCAACCCAGTAGGCACAGTGGTCAGCAGAGAAGCTGTGCTCCGCTTTGGCT TTTTGCAGGAATTCTCCAAGGAAGAAAGAGATCCTGTGAAAACCCATGAGGGCTGGGGAGTGATGTTGCCCTGCAATCCACCTGCCCACTACCCAG GTCTGTCCTACCGCTGGCTTCTCAATGAATTCCCCAATTTCATCCCTACTGATGGGCGGCACTTTGTGTCCCAGACAACGGGAAACCTGTACATCGCCAGGACAAATGCCTCTGACCTGGGCAACTACTCCTGCCTGGCCACCAGCCACATGGACTTCATAACCAAGAGTGTCTTTAGCAAGTTTGCCCAACTCAACCTGGCTGCAGAAG ACTCCCGTCCATCTCCACCCAGCATCAAGGCCAGATTCCCCTTGGAGACCTATGCACTGGTTGGACAGCAGGTCACCCTGGAGTGCTTTGCTTTTGGGAA CCCTGTCCCTCGAATCAAATGGAGAAAAATGGATGACTCATTGCCCCCACAATGGGCCACTGCTGAGCCCACACTGCAGATCCCCAGCATCAGCTTTGAGGATGAAGGCACCTACGAGTGTGAAGCAGAGAACATCAAAGGACGGGACATTGCCAAGGGCCGAATCATTGTGCAGG CTAAACCCGAGTGGCTCAAGGTAATCTCAGACAGCGAGGCTGACATTGGCTCCAATCTGCACTGGGGCTGTGCAGCTGCTGGCAAGCCTAGGCCCATAGTTCGGTGGCTCCGGAATGGGGATCCCCTGCTCTCCCAG AACCGTGTGGAGATTTCTGGTGGGGACTTGAAATTCTCCAAGCTGGTCCTGGAAGATTCTGGCATGTACCAGTGTGTGGCAGAAAACAAGCATGGTACCATCTATGCCAGTGCAGAACTAGCAGTACAAG ctTTTGCTCCTGATTTCCGGCTGAATCCAGTAAAGCGTTTGATCCCAGCTGCTCGAGGAGGAGAAGTCATCATTCCATGCCAGCCCAGGTCAGCTCCAAAGTCCATTGTGCTCTGGAGCAAAGGGACTGAAATCTTAGTCAACAGCAGCAG AGTGACCATTACCCCAGATGGTACTTTGATCCTTCGGAACATCAGTCGGTCAGATGAAGGGAAATATACCTGCTTTGCAGAGAACTTCATGGGCAAAGCCAACAGCACTGGCATCCTCTCTGTCCGAG ATGCCACCAAGATCACCTTGGCACCATCCAGCGCTGACATCAATCTGGGTGAGAACCTGACTCTGCAGTGCCATGCCTCCCACGACCCTACCATGGACCTCACCTTCACCTGGTCCCTAGACGGCTTCCCCATTGACTTTGATAAGTCTGGTGGCCACTACCGGAGAGCCAACTTG AAGGAGACAATAGGAGACCTGACAATTCTGAATGCCCAGCTGCGCCATGGAGGGAAGTATACGTGTATGGCCCAGACCGTGGTAGACAGCACATCAGAGACAGCCACCCTCCTAGTCCGAG GTCCTCCAGGTCCTCCTGGTGGAGTGGTGGTGAGGGACATCAGCAACACCACTGTGCAGCTTACTTGGAGCCGGGGCTTTGACAACCACAGCCCGATCGCCAAGTATATCCTCCAAGCTCGATCCCTGCCTGATGGGAAGTGGAAACAAGTCCGAACCA ATCCTGCTAATATTGAGGGAAATGCAGAGACTGCCCAGGTGCTGGGCCTCACCCCCTGGATGGACTATGAATTCCGGGTCCTTGCTAGCAACATCCTAGGCACAGGGGAGCCCAGTGGACCCTCTAGTAAAATCCGGACCAAGGAATCAG CCCCCACAATAGCACCCTCAGGACTCAGTGGAGGAGGCGGTGCCCCTGGAGAACTCATTATTAACTGGAAG CCCATGTTGCGAGAATACCAGAATGGAGAAGGCTTCGGCTACATACTGTCCTTCCGCAGGCAGGGCAGCTCAGACTGGCAGAGGGCCAAGGTCTCCCAGGCTGATGCCCTGCACTTTGTTTATCGTAATGAAAGTGTCCGgccttacacaccttttgaagtCAAGATCCGGGGATACAACCGCCAAGGAGAGGGGCCTGAGAGCCTCACCACCCTAGTATACTCTGCTGAGGAAG AGCCCAGGGTGGCCCCAGCTAAAGTCAAAGCCAAGGGGACTTTGTCCTCAGAGATGAATGTGATGTGGGAGCCAGTACACCAGGACGACATGAATGGGATCCTCCTAGGGTATGAG GGCTGCTACATGAGCCCTATGAGACAAGCAGATGAGAAAGCATCTTGCAAAT ATTCGGTACTGGAAAGACGGGGATAA